A genomic stretch from Helianthus annuus cultivar XRQ/B chromosome 1, HanXRQr2.0-SUNRISE, whole genome shotgun sequence includes:
- the LOC110899051 gene encoding uncharacterized protein LOC110899051, whose translation MNLRLPSDKKKENEKLWWKTCKSYRLSDFNESFNALCLAVPRVRHTLTSIGFGRWARAHCPGNRYHYVTSNSAESINALSRHSRKMPVTQLLEFFRQSVQKWLYDRRLQGIHEKHLLTQWAQKKIFKKIEGSRTWTVAGIELNSYSVEDSGKGGLVDIVNGTCSCRVWQVSGLPCGHVIAVSKFLGETDCSKYCFPCYSNEVYKKTYEEAIYPLPHRSEWETPEDLINLQPPHMTKRKAGRPRENNRILSHGEEPTPLYCSRCN comes from the coding sequence ATGAACCTACGTTTACCCtctgataaaaaaaaagaaaatgagaagCTGTGGTGGAAGACATGCAAATCGTACCGATTGTCTGATTTTAACGAGTCATTTAATGCTCTTTGTCTTGCCGTTCCTAGAGTACGTCACACTCTAACAAGTATTGGGTTCGGTAGATGGGCAAGGGCGCATTGTCCAGGCAATCGATATCATTATGTGACATCTAACAGCGCGGAGTCTATTAACGCTTTATCTAGACACTCGCGTAAAATGCCGGTAACACAACTCTTAGAGTTCTTCCGGCAATCTGTACAAAAGTGGCTTTACGATCGCCGTTTGCAAGGTATTCATGAAAAACATTTACTTACACAATGGGCACAgaagaaaatttttaaaaaaattgaagggTCTAGAACCTGGACGGTTGCTGGGATTGAGTTAAACAGTTATTCTGTTGAAGACAGTGGAAAGGGGGGTTTAGTTGACATTGTTAATGGAACCTGTAGTTGCCGAGTTTGGCAGGTTTCTGGTTTACCATGCGGGCATGTTATTGCCGTGTCAAAATTTTTAGGTGAAACCGATTGCAGTAAGTATTGCTTCCCGTGTTACTCAAACGAAGTCTATAAGAAAACTTATGAAGAAGCGATTTATCCTCTTCCTCATAGATCTGAATGGGAGACTCCAGAAGACCTTATCAATCTTCAACCGCCGCATATGACAAAACGCAAGGCTGGTCGTCCTCGAGAAAACAACCGGATCTTATCCCACGGGGAAGAACCTACTCCCCTGTATTGTTCCCGGTGTAACTGA